A region from the Thalassophryne amazonica chromosome 2, fThaAma1.1, whole genome shotgun sequence genome encodes:
- the LOC117504230 gene encoding uncharacterized protein F54H12.2-like: protein MSELDLFTVPATQLLIEDSQYVEITPISALTYTGPIQFFIPGDGERYLDLNNTLIHLRVKITNADGSNLAADASVGLINYPLNTIFSQVDVTLGDRLILQSSATHPYRAMIETLLNFSAESLKSQFTAGLFIKDTAGELDSTVTADDGPNAGLVSRAHLTTRSREIHLLCPLHADIFFCERSLLNNVDLRVKLIHAGDTFSLMCADNSTFKLNILGASLFVKKVSVSPAVLLGHNVALLKGNALYPLSRINVKTYVIPHNSRICNQENLFLGIMPKYVVLGMVNHNVFRGKRDSSPFNFRNYDVEYLALSQNGRQVPSKPFQLQFNNRISVREFYNLNTATGRYLKDLPFCITRDDFPLGYALYAFNLSPEEDTGHCHRFLLEV, encoded by the coding sequence ATGAGCGAGCTAGACCTGTTTACCGTCCCAGCGACACAACTCTTGATAGAGGACAGTCAATATGTGGAAATAACTCCAATATCAGCGCTGACTTACACCGGACCGATccagttttttatccccggagacggagaAAGATACCTAGATTTAAATAACACGCTGATTCATCTCCGGGTGAAAATTACAAATGCTGACGGGAGTAATCTGGCTGCTGACGCCAGCGTGGGGCTAATAAATTACCCCCTGAACACAATTTTTTCACAGGTCGATGTCACTCTGGGTGACAGGTTAATTTTGCAGTCCAGCGCCACACATCCTTACAGAGCTATGATTGAAACATTACTGAACTTCTCAGCTGAATCACTCAAATCTCAGTTCACAGCAGGCCTTTTCATCAAAGACACGGCAGGCGAGCTGGATTCAACCGTGACGGCTGATGATGGGCCCAACGCAGGTCTGGTGAGCAGAGCGCACCTCACCACTCGGTCAAGAGAAATCCACCTGCTTTGTCCGTTACACGCAGACATCTTTTTCTGCGAGAGGtcgttgttaaataatgttgaccttAGAGTTAAGCTGATTCACGCAGGTGACACTTTCAGCCTGATGTGTGCTGATAACAGCACTTTTAAGTTAAACATCCTGGGAGCGTCTCTTTTTGTTAAAAAAGTCTCAGTCTCCCCAGCAGTTCTTCTCGGCCACAATGTGGCGTTATTGAAAGGGAACGCCCTGTATCCATTATCACGGATTAATGTGAAAACCTATGTTATCCCTCACAATTCCAGAATTTGCAATCAGGAAAATCTGTTTCTTGGGATCATGCCGAAATACGTCGTCCTGGGTATGGTGAACCACAATGTTTTCAGGGGAAAAAGGGATTCATCCCCGTTTAACTTCCGAAACTACGATGTGGAATACCTGGCTCTAAGCCAAAATGGGAGACAGGTGCCTTCTAAACCCTTCCAACTGCAATTTAACAACAGGATCTCCGTCAGAGAGTTTTATAATTTGAACACAGCCACAGGGAGATATTTGAAGGATCTTCCTTTCTGTATAACTCGTGACGATTTCCCGCTGGGATACGCCTTGTATGCCTTTAACCTGAGTCCGGAGGAGGATACGGGGCACTGTCATCGGTTTCTACTGGAAGTCTAA